Proteins from a single region of Pseudopedobacter saltans DSM 12145:
- a CDS encoding polysaccharide biosynthesis/export family protein translates to MCKYTFYYSLCLILFTTACSSRRNLVYFSDLGKKTVDTGMAVNNIEPKIQPNDVLSISINTLSSESNNLFTLNSGYTNKMGFAEREGYRVSKEGFVRLPVVGEIDVKGQTIDQAQQTIARRLNSYVKDPLVNIQFLNFRVTVIGEVNHPSTFTVNNEKINLLEALGMAGDMTVYGKRENVLLIRETDGKRLMTRVNLNEKDVLNSPYFYLKQNDIVYVEPDKEKASEYSPNNRLMPLIVATISAIAVLGTALLGR, encoded by the coding sequence ATGTGTAAATATACTTTCTATTATTCGCTGTGTTTAATTTTGTTTACTACAGCGTGTTCTTCAAGGAGAAATCTGGTTTATTTCAGTGATTTGGGAAAGAAAACCGTAGACACAGGAATGGCTGTTAATAATATAGAACCAAAAATACAGCCAAATGATGTTTTGAGTATTAGTATAAATACCTTAAGTAGCGAATCTAATAACCTTTTTACTTTAAATTCTGGCTATACTAATAAAATGGGATTTGCAGAACGGGAAGGCTATCGTGTTAGCAAAGAAGGTTTTGTTCGCCTACCTGTGGTTGGAGAAATTGATGTAAAGGGACAGACTATAGACCAGGCGCAACAGACCATTGCAAGACGGCTTAATAGTTATGTAAAAGATCCTCTTGTAAATATTCAGTTTTTAAACTTTCGGGTAACTGTTATTGGGGAGGTAAATCATCCATCAACATTTACTGTCAATAACGAAAAGATCAACCTCTTAGAAGCACTTGGAATGGCAGGAGATATGACAGTTTACGGGAAACGCGAGAATGTATTGCTAATTAGGGAAACAGACGGAAAAAGATTAATGACTAGAGTAAACTTGAATGAAAAAGATGTACTTAATTCACCCTATTTCTACCTTAAACAAAATGACATAGTTTATGTCGAACCAGACAAAGAGAAAGCCAGTGAATATAGCCCCAATAATAGGTTAATGCCTCTTATTGTGGCAACGATATCCGCAATTGCGGTCTTGGGAACCGCATTGTTGGGAAGGTAA
- a CDS encoding GumC family protein, whose translation MNSNKQESLENNDNIAEKIKGYLKHWPFFALALVVSITVAYLYILYTVPEYKITSTLLIQDDEKGDGLLKGTAFSDLNMFRMSKTVDNEMEVLRSRDLIYKVLSKLGMDVELTKKDRFKDKILYGKNSPIKIIPYKLDNNTYSKEFKLSIDIKNDSMFSITDKDRESTYKFDELVTGKGYQFKVVKAPAFKTNYPKIDLRFKDLYVLSEYYSLGGITVLPVIKDANTVLITLYDPVPQRGMDILNELITAYNQENLDSKNITAKNTIAFIDKRLKYLISDLTGVEQDVERYKQMNRVTEINTDAQVNLQNSGNYDQQLASSRTQLDLINSVEDYLTQSDTRNEQVPNALGIRDGMLTNLTDKYNELLIEKQRLLRTNRAGNPLVVSVDEQLAALKQNILETLRNVRKGISLERGNLLAKSSKYESMIRNVPVIERGLLERSREQSVKQNLYHYLLQKREETALSLSATVPTSKVISKPAYQTNPAKPKTTLIYLSAILIGFILPVSVIYGRGRLNNKVNYISDIQIPSGMKVLGELTHKDDNNTIVVKKGSRTTISELFRYIRYNLKHLDDHGNSQVLLITSTTKGEGKTFFTTNLGITLSMVDKRVIILEFDLRKPDLLKGINLEQKKGITDYLENNNVDIDHLIRPSTVSPGLFVMGCGKIPQDPSELLMNPKLDELFAELRKRFDYVIVDTSPVGHVADAFSLAKYTDSSIYLIRYNYTDKDQLAVLEDISSTNKLKNMMLVFNDAKKDHKHAYSYGGYAYTGS comes from the coding sequence ATGAACTCAAACAAACAGGAATCGTTAGAAAATAACGATAACATCGCAGAAAAGATTAAGGGATATCTAAAACACTGGCCTTTCTTTGCCTTAGCTTTGGTGGTGAGTATTACGGTAGCGTATCTTTATATACTTTATACCGTACCGGAATATAAGATAACAAGTACGCTGCTGATACAGGACGATGAAAAAGGTGATGGACTTTTAAAAGGCACCGCTTTTAGCGACCTTAATATGTTCCGAATGTCTAAGACTGTAGACAATGAGATGGAAGTTTTACGATCAAGAGATCTCATTTACAAAGTTCTTAGCAAACTGGGGATGGACGTAGAATTGACAAAAAAGGATCGATTCAAGGATAAAATTCTATATGGTAAGAATAGTCCTATTAAGATTATCCCTTACAAATTAGATAATAATACCTACAGTAAAGAGTTTAAACTCTCTATAGATATAAAAAATGATTCGATGTTTTCTATAACCGATAAAGACAGAGAATCCACCTATAAATTTGATGAGTTGGTTACAGGAAAGGGATATCAGTTTAAAGTAGTAAAGGCACCGGCATTTAAAACAAACTATCCAAAAATTGACCTTCGTTTTAAAGATTTATATGTATTGTCAGAATACTATAGTTTAGGAGGAATTACTGTACTTCCAGTGATAAAGGACGCCAATACTGTTTTGATAACTTTATACGATCCGGTTCCTCAAAGAGGTATGGATATCCTTAACGAACTGATCACCGCTTATAATCAGGAAAACCTGGATTCTAAAAATATTACTGCCAAAAATACAATCGCTTTTATAGATAAAAGATTAAAATACCTTATCAGCGATTTGACTGGTGTAGAGCAGGATGTTGAGCGCTATAAACAAATGAATCGCGTGACCGAGATAAATACAGATGCCCAGGTAAATTTACAGAATTCAGGTAATTACGATCAGCAATTAGCAAGCTCTCGAACTCAACTGGATTTGATCAACTCTGTAGAAGATTACTTAACCCAATCTGATACAAGAAATGAGCAGGTTCCAAACGCTTTGGGAATAAGGGATGGTATGCTTACAAATTTAACGGATAAATATAATGAACTCCTGATAGAAAAACAGAGACTGCTTAGAACGAACCGGGCAGGAAATCCTCTTGTTGTTAGTGTAGACGAACAATTAGCAGCTCTTAAACAAAATATTCTTGAAACTTTAAGAAACGTTAGAAAGGGAATATCTCTGGAGCGGGGCAATCTGTTGGCTAAATCATCAAAATACGAATCTATGATTAGGAATGTACCAGTTATAGAGCGCGGTTTGTTGGAGAGAAGCAGAGAGCAAAGCGTTAAACAAAATTTATATCATTATTTGTTACAAAAAAGGGAAGAAACAGCGCTTTCTTTGTCGGCTACAGTGCCAACTTCTAAAGTGATTTCTAAACCTGCTTACCAGACAAATCCTGCAAAGCCGAAAACCACGTTAATTTATTTGTCTGCGATACTTATAGGGTTTATTTTACCTGTATCTGTAATTTATGGAAGAGGCAGGCTTAATAATAAAGTAAATTATATCAGCGACATCCAGATTCCAAGTGGAATGAAAGTTTTGGGAGAGCTGACACATAAAGATGACAACAATACAATTGTTGTTAAAAAAGGAAGTCGTACCACTATTTCCGAATTATTTCGATATATCAGATATAATTTGAAACATCTGGACGATCATGGAAATAGTCAGGTGCTTTTAATTACATCTACCACCAAAGGCGAGGGCAAAACATTTTTTACGACAAACCTTGGAATAACTCTGTCTATGGTAGATAAAAGGGTGATTATACTGGAGTTTGATCTTAGGAAACCAGATTTATTGAAAGGAATAAATTTGGAGCAAAAGAAAGGAATAACCGATTATCTTGAAAATAACAATGTGGATATTGATCATCTGATCAGACCGTCTACAGTATCTCCAGGACTTTTTGTAATGGGGTGCGGGAAAATTCCACAAGATCCGTCTGAATTGCTGATGAATCCAAAATTGGATGAGTTGTTTGCCGAGCTGAGAAAGCGTTTTGATTATGTAATAGTCGACACTTCTCCGGTAGGCCACGTAGCCGATGCATTTAGCTTAGCGAAATACACTGATTCCAGTATATATCTTATAAGATATAATTATACGGATAAAGACCAATTGGCTGTTCTCGAAGATATCAGTTCAACCAATAAATTAAAAAATATGATGTTGGTGTTTAACGATGCCAAGAAAGATCATAAACATGCATATTCCTACGGAGGATATGCTTATACGGGAAGTTAA
- a CDS encoding UpxY family transcription antiterminator has translation MENLYKRDLSKQWFVIYTRTRWEKKVDTLLKQKGIDSYCPLKKVRSKWADRIKTVELPLFTSYVFVNINYKEELKVRQTHGVINFIYYMGKPAVVRNQEIEEIQDILVKNREIEVSSIRDLNIGDRVLIKNGALFNQEGNIVQVAGKTVLMLLNNLDCAIYTRVPVEDLVKK, from the coding sequence ATGGAAAACCTTTATAAAAGAGATCTCAGCAAACAATGGTTTGTAATTTACACGCGTACCCGATGGGAAAAAAAAGTAGATACCTTGCTAAAGCAAAAAGGGATCGATTCTTATTGTCCGTTAAAAAAAGTCCGTAGCAAATGGGCTGATAGGATTAAAACAGTAGAACTCCCTCTTTTTACCTCTTATGTCTTTGTAAATATCAATTATAAAGAGGAGTTAAAAGTAAGACAAACCCATGGCGTCATTAATTTCATCTATTATATGGGTAAGCCTGCTGTGGTTAGAAACCAAGAAATTGAAGAGATTCAAGATATTTTGGTTAAAAATCGGGAAATAGAAGTTAGCAGTATACGGGATCTTAATATTGGAGATCGGGTATTGATAAAAAATGGGGCTTTATTCAATCAGGAAGGTAATATAGTGCAAGTTGCCGGTAAAACAGTTTTAATGCTGTTGAACAATTTGGATTGCGCCATTTATACCAGGGTTCCTGTTGAAGATTTGGTTAAAAAGTAA
- a CDS encoding lipopolysaccharide biosynthesis protein, which yields MSLRKKTVSALIWTYGQQIGGQMISFSITIILARILVPAEFGLIAMITIFISIGTLLVDSGLSSSLIRTKDSTQKDYSTVFYFNLAGSIVIYLIIYFIAPYIAKFYKHDILTSIIRIYSVTFILNALYVVQNAHLVKQMNFKTQAFIQIPAIIVSGVLAIFMAKSGYGVWSLVWMNIVQSLIITFFHWICSDWRPSLEFSKESFHTHFHFGYKMTLSGLLEIIYKNVYVLIIGKNYSATKLGYYSRADSLSMLPSENITTAMSKVTYPMFASISSDNVKLKEVYKKLMQQVIYWNTAILVLSYIIAEPLIRFILTEKWLPAVPFFKILCLANILYPLNAYNLNILKVKGRSDLILKIETVKKTINIIAIILVVPFGIYGLLYFQLLSSILSYYLNSFYSGRFIDYNVKEQLIDITPTIGLAFFVGFISYFLDAFLVNSFSVPDFGRLVTDTLFFFLLYLACSYVMQFNAVVDLKQLILKK from the coding sequence ATGAGTTTGAGAAAAAAGACGGTATCTGCCCTAATTTGGACTTACGGACAACAGATTGGGGGGCAGATGATTAGTTTTTCAATAACCATTATACTAGCAAGAATATTAGTTCCAGCAGAGTTTGGACTAATTGCAATGATTACCATATTTATTTCAATAGGGACATTACTGGTAGATAGTGGTCTTTCTTCGTCATTAATAAGAACAAAAGATTCTACCCAAAAAGATTATTCCACAGTATTTTATTTCAATTTAGCCGGAAGCATAGTTATTTATCTGATTATCTACTTTATTGCGCCATATATTGCTAAATTTTATAAACATGATATATTAACCTCGATAATTAGGATTTACTCCGTAACGTTCATTTTAAATGCACTTTATGTGGTACAAAATGCACATTTAGTAAAGCAAATGAATTTCAAAACTCAGGCGTTTATTCAAATTCCGGCTATTATTGTAAGCGGTGTCCTGGCCATTTTTATGGCAAAATCAGGTTATGGAGTTTGGAGTTTAGTTTGGATGAATATTGTGCAGTCACTGATAATTACATTTTTTCACTGGATCTGCTCAGATTGGCGCCCATCGCTGGAGTTCAGTAAAGAAAGCTTTCATACTCATTTCCATTTTGGATATAAAATGACACTTTCTGGTTTATTAGAAATCATTTATAAAAATGTCTATGTACTGATTATTGGAAAGAATTATTCAGCGACAAAGTTAGGATATTATTCACGGGCAGACAGTTTGAGCATGTTGCCGTCGGAAAATATTACTACAGCAATGAGTAAGGTAACTTACCCAATGTTTGCATCTATTTCTTCTGATAATGTAAAACTAAAAGAAGTTTATAAGAAATTAATGCAACAAGTTATTTATTGGAATACGGCAATTTTAGTGTTGTCTTATATAATAGCTGAACCGTTAATAAGATTTATTTTAACAGAAAAATGGCTTCCCGCAGTACCTTTTTTTAAAATACTTTGCCTGGCTAATATTTTATATCCTCTAAATGCCTATAACCTCAATATTTTAAAGGTAAAAGGTAGAAGTGATTTAATTCTTAAAATAGAAACGGTAAAAAAAACGATAAATATAATAGCAATTATACTTGTAGTACCCTTTGGGATATACGGATTACTTTATTTCCAATTGTTATCCAGCATTTTATCATATTATTTAAACTCATTTTATAGCGGAAGATTTATAGATTATAATGTCAAAGAGCAGCTTATAGATATTACTCCTACTATAGGTTTAGCCTTTTTTGTAGGGTTTATAAGTTATTTTCTGGATGCTTTTCTGGTTAACTCGTTCTCAGTTCCAGATTTTGGGAGATTGGTTACCGATACGCTGTTTTTCTTTCTGTTATATCTTGCTTGTAGCTATGTAATGCAGTTCAATGCAGTAGTCGATCTTAAACAACTAATCTTGAAAAAATGA
- a CDS encoding DegT/DnrJ/EryC1/StrS family aminotransferase: MIPVTKPFLPKVEEYDDYLASIWERQWLTNNGPLVNELELRLKEYLQVNHLLYVANGTVALQIAIEALALSGEIITTPFSFVATTSSIVWQGCKPVFVDIDAKTLNIDPQKIEEAITPQTSAILATHVYGNPCDIDAIQEIADKYKLKVIYDAAHCFGTKYKNRSVFEYGDISTTSFHATKLFHSIEGGAVFTQCPELLKKMSQIRNFGYNGPNEFTVLGLNGKNSEFHAAMGLCNLKHINEILKKRKQLSHHYWKKLEKLAATYPKINPDSEYNYSYFPILFESKELMLKCIAALEVNKIYCRRYFYPALSHLPYVQDQILPVCEDISDRILCLPLYHTLTFADINYIARIILRIQNYQETPVIDMPVNLQIELDTILKTKEN; encoded by the coding sequence ATGATACCAGTAACAAAACCTTTCCTTCCTAAAGTGGAGGAATATGATGACTATTTGGCGAGCATTTGGGAGAGGCAATGGCTAACCAATAACGGCCCTTTGGTAAATGAACTCGAGTTAAGGCTTAAAGAGTATTTACAAGTAAATCACTTATTATATGTTGCCAACGGTACTGTTGCATTACAAATTGCAATTGAGGCTTTAGCGCTTTCCGGAGAGATTATTACCACACCTTTTTCTTTCGTAGCGACTACAAGCAGTATTGTATGGCAAGGCTGTAAACCTGTTTTTGTAGATATTGACGCAAAAACATTAAATATTGATCCGCAAAAGATAGAAGAGGCTATAACGCCACAAACCTCGGCTATTTTAGCAACACATGTTTATGGAAATCCGTGTGATATCGATGCCATTCAGGAGATTGCGGACAAATATAAATTAAAAGTTATCTACGATGCTGCGCATTGTTTTGGTACAAAATATAAAAACAGATCGGTTTTTGAATATGGAGATATTAGTACAACAAGCTTCCACGCTACGAAACTATTTCATAGTATAGAGGGAGGCGCTGTTTTTACTCAATGCCCAGAGTTGTTAAAAAAAATGTCCCAAATAAGAAATTTCGGATATAATGGACCGAACGAATTTACAGTTTTAGGTTTGAATGGGAAAAATAGCGAATTCCACGCGGCCATGGGGCTTTGTAACCTTAAACATATAAATGAAATCTTAAAAAAGAGAAAACAGCTTTCTCATCACTATTGGAAAAAATTAGAAAAACTTGCTGCAACTTATCCAAAGATAAATCCTGATTCGGAATATAACTACTCTTACTTTCCTATTCTCTTTGAAAGCAAAGAGTTGATGCTAAAATGTATAGCGGCATTGGAAGTAAATAAAATTTATTGCAGACGCTATTTTTATCCCGCTTTGTCACATTTGCCTTATGTACAAGACCAAATATTGCCGGTTTGCGAAGATATATCAGACCGTATTTTATGTCTCCCTTTATATCATACATTAACTTTTGCAGACATAAACTATATAGCCAGAATTATATTAAGGATACAGAATTATCAAGAAACACCGGTTATTGACATGCCTGTAAATCTGCAAATAGAGTTAGACACTATTCTAAAAACTAAAGAAAATTAG
- a CDS encoding glycosyltransferase family 2 protein, with protein sequence MENEDIMVSICCITYNQEKYIGHAIESFLMQKTNFKYEVIIGDDCSTDRTCEIMESYCQMHPNKIKLLKNVQNLGGTKNQVKVIREAKGKYIAICDGDDYWTDPLKLQKQVDFMEANPDCVICCHYTKVIDEEGKLVYEHPEPKMLIHYYEDLLIGNRKETRTSSLLVRNTKEVTDIDTYNWYYKAYGADVMFKLFILSKTEQKIYVLPEVMGVYRLHRGGMWSLLDSKIKQDRSISDFNIIIAHFPYSRLYKKKLLTYYLNKYFLFELKTLNLSRAFHTIYRLTFTFCGVSYI encoded by the coding sequence ATGGAGAATGAAGACATAATGGTTAGCATTTGTTGTATAACCTACAATCAGGAAAAATATATAGGACACGCTATCGAAAGTTTTTTGATGCAGAAGACTAATTTTAAATACGAGGTAATTATTGGCGATGATTGTTCAACAGATAGAACCTGTGAAATTATGGAAAGCTACTGCCAAATGCACCCCAATAAGATTAAACTATTAAAGAATGTACAAAATTTGGGCGGTACAAAAAATCAGGTTAAAGTAATACGTGAGGCAAAAGGGAAATATATAGCCATTTGTGACGGAGACGATTATTGGACAGATCCATTAAAGCTACAAAAGCAAGTTGATTTTATGGAAGCCAATCCAGACTGTGTTATTTGTTGTCATTATACAAAAGTAATTGATGAAGAAGGGAAGCTGGTATACGAACATCCGGAACCGAAGATGCTGATACATTATTATGAGGATCTATTAATCGGAAATCGAAAAGAGACACGTACGTCTTCTCTACTGGTAAGAAATACTAAAGAAGTAACAGATATAGATACCTATAACTGGTACTATAAAGCTTATGGAGCAGATGTAATGTTCAAATTGTTTATTCTTTCTAAAACAGAACAAAAAATTTACGTTTTACCCGAAGTAATGGGGGTTTATAGACTACATCGCGGAGGCATGTGGAGCTTGCTTGATAGCAAGATCAAACAAGATAGATCGATTAGTGATTTCAATATAATAATAGCGCATTTCCCATATTCTCGTCTTTACAAGAAAAAATTGCTGACTTATTATCTGAATAAATATTTTCTTTTTGAATTAAAAACATTGAATTTATCTCGGGCTTTTCACACCATTTATAGACTAACATTCACTTTTTGCGGAGTTAGCTATATATAA
- a CDS encoding glycosyltransferase family 4 protein — MKLKLHFVINSLHGGGAERVLSSLASFFDAQGHDVLIICLNYAKSAYEIPKGIKIHYLLKERKKGLLYRGVYAYSTLKMLVDIFKRDRPDCAISFMTSANIWMGLAARITKTPYIVSERINPDHIEEFNYLQGRLLKEVYSKAKSVVAPSRGVEIAMLQTKALRGLENTKVIINPVKELGKVSNNVIHTKSYVLAVGRLDRQKGFDILIEAFSKLKKHDLDLLIVGEGNERKALQDQINRLGLQNKIKLIGAKSQIQDYYHYAEIFVLPSRNEGYPNVLLEALSMGCPSIAMDCEFGPSEIIVHEENGLLVKEKTAEALAANMERLLSDSLLKKKLSNNARLINITNSSEEVFAKWQNLVYESIQ, encoded by the coding sequence ATGAAATTAAAGCTACATTTTGTCATTAATAGTCTCCATGGAGGTGGGGCGGAAAGAGTTTTAAGCTCACTAGCTTCATTCTTTGACGCACAAGGACATGATGTATTAATTATCTGTCTCAATTATGCCAAATCCGCTTATGAAATCCCAAAAGGAATAAAAATTCATTATCTGCTAAAAGAGAGGAAGAAAGGTTTACTTTATAGAGGAGTTTACGCTTATTCTACATTGAAAATGTTGGTTGACATTTTTAAAAGAGACCGTCCAGACTGTGCGATATCATTTATGACAAGTGCTAATATATGGATGGGATTAGCTGCAAGGATAACAAAAACACCTTACATTGTATCGGAGAGAATAAATCCTGATCATATAGAAGAATTTAATTATTTACAGGGGCGTCTTCTAAAAGAAGTTTACTCTAAAGCAAAGAGTGTTGTGGCACCAAGCAGAGGGGTGGAAATAGCTATGTTACAGACAAAAGCACTTAGAGGGTTAGAAAACACAAAAGTTATTATTAATCCGGTAAAAGAATTAGGCAAAGTTTCTAATAATGTAATCCATACAAAAAGTTATGTTTTAGCTGTAGGACGATTAGACCGTCAAAAGGGATTTGATATATTAATAGAAGCTTTTTCAAAATTAAAAAAACATGATCTGGACTTACTTATAGTGGGAGAGGGCAACGAACGTAAGGCCTTGCAAGATCAAATAAACCGTTTAGGGTTACAAAATAAAATAAAACTGATTGGTGCTAAGAGTCAAATCCAGGATTATTATCATTATGCAGAAATATTTGTATTGCCTTCTAGAAATGAGGGCTATCCGAACGTTTTATTAGAGGCTTTAAGTATGGGATGCCCAAGTATTGCAATGGATTGCGAATTCGGCCCATCTGAAATTATAGTCCATGAGGAAAACGGCTTATTAGTGAAAGAAAAAACTGCAGAAGCTCTAGCCGCAAATATGGAAAGGCTACTATCAGACTCGTTGCTTAAGAAAAAGCTAAGTAACAACGCAAGACTAATTAATATCACCAATTCTTCAGAGGAAGTTTTTGCGAAATGGCAAAATTTGGTTTACGAATCTATTCAGTAG
- a CDS encoding DegT/DnrJ/EryC1/StrS family aminotransferase, with protein MKIPFSPPFIDQAVIDSVMDTLRSKWITSGPKVKELEQEMLNLTGSRAAICVNSWTSGAIMMLKWFGVKEGDEVIVPAYSYCATALCVLHAGAKPVMVDVLDDFTIDPIKVRYAITERTKAILAVDIAGWPCNYNLLNAVIKDSAVTKMFYPETENQLKLGRILLISDAAHSIGATYGGVPAAQKSDIAIFSFHAVKNVTTAEGGCICLNLTDNFNVAEEYTYLKMYSLNGQTKDAFTKTMGSGWRYDILFNGLKINMPDICAAIGLAQLRQYKDLLLPVRKKIAYKYNNTFSLFSWFVPPPLSNDERESSYHLFPLRIRDITEEGRDQIIEYLSGKGITANVHFIPMPMLTYFKSIGYDIQDYPNSYRQYACEISLPIYPQLTNAEIDYIIVNVANAVKEQIYKTKMLKKAS; from the coding sequence ATGAAAATACCTTTTTCACCACCTTTTATCGATCAGGCTGTGATAGACAGTGTGATGGATACGCTAAGATCTAAATGGATTACATCTGGACCAAAAGTGAAAGAATTGGAACAAGAGATGTTAAATCTGACAGGTTCGAGAGCCGCAATTTGTGTTAACTCCTGGACTTCTGGAGCCATAATGATGTTGAAATGGTTTGGCGTGAAAGAAGGAGATGAGGTTATTGTGCCCGCATATTCTTATTGTGCAACCGCATTATGTGTTCTACATGCTGGCGCAAAGCCCGTTATGGTAGATGTTCTGGATGATTTTACTATAGATCCGATTAAAGTGCGATACGCTATCACCGAAAGAACAAAAGCCATTTTAGCTGTTGATATAGCCGGATGGCCTTGCAATTACAATTTGTTAAATGCGGTGATAAAAGATTCCGCTGTAACAAAGATGTTTTATCCGGAAACTGAAAACCAATTGAAACTGGGAAGAATCCTACTTATTTCAGATGCGGCACACTCTATTGGTGCTACATATGGTGGTGTACCGGCGGCTCAGAAAAGCGATATAGCTATTTTTTCTTTTCACGCGGTTAAAAACGTAACTACGGCAGAAGGTGGTTGTATTTGTCTAAACCTAACAGATAACTTTAATGTAGCAGAAGAATATACCTATTTAAAGATGTATTCTCTAAATGGGCAAACAAAGGATGCATTTACCAAGACAATGGGGTCTGGTTGGAGATACGATATATTGTTCAACGGACTTAAAATTAATATGCCGGATATTTGTGCAGCAATCGGCTTAGCACAACTTAGGCAATATAAAGATTTACTATTGCCGGTAAGAAAAAAAATAGCTTATAAATATAATAATACATTCAGCCTTTTTAGCTGGTTTGTACCTCCACCTTTATCAAATGATGAGAGGGAATCCTCTTACCATTTATTTCCGTTACGTATAAGAGATATTACAGAAGAAGGTAGGGATCAGATAATAGAATATTTGTCGGGCAAAGGAATAACTGCTAATGTTCATTTTATACCAATGCCGATGCTTACTTACTTTAAGAGTATTGGTTATGATATACAAGATTATCCAAATAGTTACAGACAATATGCATGTGAGATTTCTTTACCGATTTACCCTCAACTAACCAATGCGGAAATCGATTATATCATCGTAAATGTAGCCAATGCTGTTAAAGAACAGATTTATAAAACAAAAATGCTGAAAAAAGCATCCTAA
- a CDS encoding sugar transferase: MITKRVFDVLMSIVGLIVLAPIFIVISVAIKFGSKGNVFYKQKRVGKNKSSFILYKFRTMQNGADKKGLLTVGDNDVRVTKSGKWLRKYKMDELPQLFNILKGDMSFVGPRPEVSKYVELYNEDQQRILSVKPGITDWASIKYIDENEILANVPNPEEYYIKYIMPSKAEFNLKYVEEHSFMIDLEIIFLTVKSIFMKSRQLVNENILESK, from the coding sequence ATGATTACTAAGCGGGTATTCGATGTATTGATGTCTATTGTAGGACTTATCGTACTTGCTCCAATATTTATTGTTATATCGGTTGCAATAAAATTTGGCTCTAAAGGAAACGTGTTTTATAAACAAAAAAGGGTAGGTAAAAATAAGTCCAGTTTTATTTTGTATAAGTTTAGAACGATGCAGAATGGAGCAGACAAGAAAGGCTTACTAACAGTAGGAGACAATGATGTAAGAGTCACGAAAAGTGGCAAATGGTTGCGTAAGTATAAAATGGACGAGTTGCCCCAATTATTTAATATTCTTAAAGGAGATATGAGTTTTGTTGGTCCCCGACCTGAGGTAAGTAAATATGTGGAGTTATATAATGAAGATCAACAAAGGATATTAAGCGTAAAGCCTGGGATTACTGATTGGGCATCTATTAAATATATTGATGAAAATGAAATTTTGGCTAATGTGCCAAATCCAGAAGAATATTATATCAAATATATAATGCCTTCGAAAGCAGAATTCAATTTGAAATATGTTGAGGAGCATAGTTTTATGATAGATTTAGAAATCATCTTTCTTACAGTCAAAAGCATATTTATGAAGAGCAGGCAATTAGTTAACGAAAATATTTTAGAATCAAAATGA